The Oryzias melastigma strain HK-1 linkage group LG3, ASM292280v2, whole genome shotgun sequence genome contains a region encoding:
- the LOC112160445 gene encoding transmembrane protein 138: protein MLQTSNYSLVLFIQLSLLSFDLFVNSFSELLRNEPAVQLVLFIIQDISILFNMIIILLMLFNTYVFQVGLVAILLERFRALIMLSALYLTFSIILHSWLMNLRWLNTNLFIWTDGLQVLFVLQRSASVLYYYLYKRTSEYLGDPRLYEDSLWLREAFARIRQ, encoded by the exons ATGCTCCAAACCAGCAATTACTCcctggttttatttattcaacttaGCTTGCTCTCTTTTGACCTTTTCGTCAACTCCTTCAGCGAACTGCTGAGGAACGAGCCGGCAGTCCAGTTGGTGCTTTTCAT cATCCAAGACATTTCCATCTTGTTCAACATGATCATCATCCTGCTGATGCTCTTCAACACTTACGTCTTCCAGGTTGGCCTGGTTGCCATTCTACTGGAGCGTTTCAGAGCCCTAATAATGCTCTCTGCTCTTTACCTGACCTTCAGCATTATACTCCATTCTTGGCTTATG AATCTGCGATGGCTCAACACAAACCTATTTATATGGACGGACGGTCTTCAGGTTCTGTTTGTGCTGCAAAGATCTG CCTCTGTGTTGTACTACTACCTGTACAAGAGAACCTCTGAGTATCTGGGTGATCCTCGTCTCTATGAAGACTCCTTGTGGCTCAGAGAAGCCTTTGCCCGGATCAGGCAATGA
- the LOC112160444 gene encoding CD151 antigen: MGVYEEKKQTCGTICLKYLLFTFNFFFWLAGVVVMGVGLWTLLVKSDYISLLHSNTYAASACILVLAGIIVMVTGVLGCCATFKEQRRLLRVYFVLLLCIFLLEIIAGVLAYIYYQQLNEELKQNLKKTLIQKYNSTSNDHISSAVDKLQQEFKCCGSNNSSDWKENRWIMDTGRKVPDSCCKTRTEKCGVRDHPSNIYKVEGGCITKLEKFIQDHLKIIGAVGIGIACVQIVGMVFTCCLYRSLKEGPY, encoded by the exons ATGGGAGTttacgaggaaaaaaaacaaacatgtggaACCATCTGCCTGAAGTACCTCCTGTTTaccttcaacttttttttttgg TTGGCAGGGGTTGTTGTGATGGGGGTGGGCCTTTGGACCTTGCTGGTGAAGAGTGACTACATTAGCCTTCTCCACTCCAACACCTATGCCGCATCTGCCTGCATACTGGTCCTCGCCGGAATCATCGTCATGGTAACGGGCGTGCTCGGCTGCTGTGCCACTTTCAAGGAACAGAGAAGGCTTCTTCGAGTG TACtttgttctgctgctgtgcATCTTTTTGCTGGAGATCATTGCTGGTGTTCTGGCCTACATCTATTACCAGCAg TTAAATGAGGAGCTGAAGCAGAACCTGAAGAAGACTTTGATCCAGAAGTATAACTCCACCTCCAATGACCACATCAGCAGCGCTGTGGacaagctgcagcaggag TTCAAATGTTGTGGGAGCAACAACTCGTCTGACTGGAAAGAGAACAGATGGATTATGGACACGGGCAGGAAGGTGCCAGACAGCTGCTGCAAGACTCGCACTGAAAAGTGCGGCGTAAGAGATCACCCCTCCAACATCTACAAGGTGGAG GGCGGCTGCATCACCAAACTGGAGAAATTCATCCAGGACCATCTGAAGATCATTGGAGCTGTGGGGATCGGGATCGCCTGTGTGCAG ATCGTTGGAATGGTGTTTACTTGCTGCCTATATCGAAGTTTAAAGGAAGGGCCGTATTAA